A stretch of the Manis pentadactyla isolate mManPen7 chromosome 16, mManPen7.hap1, whole genome shotgun sequence genome encodes the following:
- the LOC118907142 gene encoding saoe class I histocompatibility antigen, A alpha chain-like yields the protein MAPRALLLLLSGALALTQTWARSHSLRYFHTAVSRPGRGEPFYISVGYVDDTPFLQYNSDAANPRVEPRAPWMEQEEPQFWDRQTSIAKRHSQTCTFNLKTALGYYNQNESVPHAFQWLSGCSVGPDGRLLRGYEEFAYDGADYLALNEDLRSWTAADAAAQMTRRKWEAAGMAEHYRLYLQRECVEWLRWYLEKGKEALQRADPPKTHVTHHTTSNSQVTLRCWARGFYPAEITLTWLRDGDDLTQDTELVETRPSGDGTFQKWAAVVVPSGEEQRYTCHVQHEGLPEPITLRWEPPQPTISLVGLIAGLVLFGVIGTAVAGAVMWRKKRSGGIGRSYAQTAI from the exons ATGGCGCCCCGAgccctcctcctgctgctgtcGGGGGCCCTGGCCCTGACCCAGACCTGGGCGC GCTCCCACTCCCTGAGGTATTTCCATACCGCCGTGTCCCGGCCCGGCCGCGGGGAGCCCTTCTACATCTCCGTGGGCTACGTGGACGACACGCCGTTCCTGCAGTACAACAGCGACGCTGCAAATCCAAGGGTGGAGCCTCGGGCGCCATGGATGGAGCAGGAAGAGCCACAGTTTTGGGACCGGCAAACCAGTATTGCCAAACGGCATTCTCAGACCTGCACATTCAATCTGAAGACTGCCCTTGGCTATTACAACCAGAACGAGTCCG TGCCTCACGCTTTCCAGTGGCTGTCCGGCTGCTCTGTGGGGCCTGACGGGCGCCTCCTGCGTGGCTATGAAGAATTTGCCTACGACGGTGCGGATTACCTCGCCCTGAACGAGGACTTGCGCTCCTGGACTGCGGCGGACGCGGCGGCTCAGATGACCCGGCGCAAGTGGGAAGCAGCCGGTATGGCGGAGCACTACCGGCTCTATTTGCAGAGGGAGTGCGTGGAGTGGCTCCGCTGGTAcctggagaaagggaaggaggcgCTGCAGCGCGCAG ACCCCCCAAAGACACATGTGACCCATCACACCACCTCTAACAGTCAGGTCACCCTGAGGTGCTGGGCCCGGGGCTTCTACCCTGCGGAGATCACCCTGACCTGGCTGCGTGATGGGGACGACCTGACCCAGGACACAGAGCTTGTGGAGACCAGGCCTTCAGGGGACGGAACCTTCCAGAAGTGGGCAGCTGTGGTGGTGCCTTCTGGGGAGGAGCAGAGATACACATGCCACGTGCAGCATGAGGGGCTGCCCGAGCCCATCACCCTGAGATGGG AGCCTCCTCAGCCCACCATCTCCCTCGTGGGCCTCATTGCCGGCCTGGTCCTCTTCGGGGTCATTGGAACCGCAGTGGCTGGAGCTGTGATGTGGAGGAAGAAGCGCTCAG GAGGAATAGGAAGGAGCTATGCTCAGACTGCAA TTTGA